CGCGCAATGTCCTTGGCCGTGTCATCCTCTATGCTGACCGGGTGACGGGTTCGATCGACTATGCCCTGAGCGAGACGGCTCGTCGCCGGGCCTTGCAACTGGCGTACAATACCGAGCACAGTATCACGCCGCAGACGATAAAGAAGAACATTCATGATATCACGGAGCGGCTGCAGAGCGAGCACGATCAGGCGGTAGCCGTATCGCTCGCGCTCGATGCCAAAGGTTTTGCCAAGGATCCAGAAAAAATCATCCGAGCGAAGGAACGCGAGATGAAAGCGGCCGTGAAGCTTCTCGATTTCGAGACCGCGGCCATCCTGCGCGATGAGATCCGGGCGCTCGAGAAACGTCTCGGCCGAAGGAATAAGGAGACTCGGAAATGATATACTAGAGCCACGATGCGTCTGGAAAAGCCCGACTCACGTAATATCAGCGTAAGCTTACACAAACAATATGTTGATACCCAGAAAAATGCTCGGCTTCGGGTTTGCACTGTTTCTCATGCTTGTCATACTGGCTGTGATCTATTCCCAGTATGCCCTGCAGAGCCAGCCAAATCTGTCTGACACGGTCCAGCCCAAGTCGACGATGAACGCTGGGAAGAAGTCCGCTCCGACTGTGGATATCGCGACCACTCCGCTCCCGACGACCGTTACACCGGAAACGGCGGCGAATGATCTCATCGACGAAGCGCTCGCCGACCGCGATGACCTCTCCGCTTCAGAGGAAGACGAGATGGCTGATCTCGAAAACGGTAATTAATTCGGTAGACTGAAAACTATGAAGTTGATGAATAAACGGTACCTGTCAGCGTTTTCACTCGCAGCGGTATTGGCGATGCCATCGATCGCTCTGGCAGAAATGGGTGGGGCCAATACGCGCTTTACCCAGCGGGCCGAAGAGGCCAAGGCTCGAATGGAAGGACGCCAGACCAGGATGGAAGAGCGCCAGGCAGACAGGACAGAAAAGCGTGAGGAGATGAAGGAGAAGCGTCAAGACGCGTTCTGCACGCGCTTCAGTGAGCGCATGGAGAACCAGTCCGACCGTGTGGATACGCGGGAGACGAATGTGAAGAATCGCGTCGGGGATCGTCTGAGCCGCCGCACCGACCGCCGCGACAATCGCGATGAGTCACTCGACGGCAAGCGCGATGATCAGGACGAGCGTCGTACCGCACTCTATGCGTTGCTCGATGAGCGAGCGGATACCGATGCCGAGAAAGCTGCCGTCGCCGAATTCAAGTCCACGATCGATGCAGCGGTCGTGACGCGTCGCGCCGCCGTCGACAAAGCGATCGAGGACTTCCGCACCGCTGTCGACAAACTCGTTGATACCAAGAAGTCAACTGCTTCCAGCACATACGGAGAGTTCCGCTCGGCCGTCGATGCCGCGGCGGCAGAGGCCAAGAGTGATTGCGAGGCCGGTACCGATCCGAAGACTGTGATGACGAATTACCAAGCCGCAGTGAAGGCGGCCCAGGAGAAACTGAAGGGGAACAAGGATGAACTCACCGGTCTCAAGGACGAGGTGAAGGCACTCGCCGAAACCCGCAAGCAGGCGATCGAGAGTGCGCTCGAGACCTTCAAAGCTGCCGTCGAGGCAGCCAAAACGAAGTTGCAGGCAGTGATGGGTTCAAACTGACGGCTCCCGAAATCGAACCGGACGTTTCGAACAACCGAAAACGAGGCTAGGCAGAGTCTCGTTTTTTTGATTTCGGAATCTTGACAGAGGAATCAGTGTGTGAGACATTTCGTTCCAGTTCCTTAACCCATGCCGTTTTTGGACATGGATTTCGAAAAAATTGTTCATGAGGAGAGTAGCGTGCATTTAAATCCATTGGATGACGAGGTTATTGGACCGTCGATTTCATATAGCTTGCAGATGGCACAGCAAATGGGTGAAGATTTGCAAAAAGACAGTGCCGTCCTTTCGGAACTCATTGAAGAAACGAGCGATCTATTGACTGCCGTCGACGCTGCGATATCACAGACAGAACTCGTGGGTGACCAGCAGTGGGAGACGATGCGGAGATGCTGGTGTTTCCTGGGCCCACATATCTTCAAACAGATCGAAATGTTGAAGAACAATGACTCTCCAGTAAAGATGAACGCGTATCAAAGACTGTCGCTTTATAGGAAGGTCGCATTTCTCCAGATCGTGTTGACGCTTAGGCGGCAGACGCTGGAGATGAACGGTATCGATGTCTAGATGTGAACAACCAATCCTGACCCGCGAGCAGAAGACTGCTCCGCCGGGTCTTTTGCTTTTTATAATTGTTCTCAGCTAGATATACGTTTGGATTTGGGGATCAGCCCGCACGCCCTGTGGATTCCAGTAATAGATAAGTATTCCAAGTGAAGGGGCTCTCGTGGGGGGGTGGTATACTGGGGTCATGACACAGCGTTCACTCATCATCGCTAGTCTCGCCGTCGCCGCTATCATCGTGGTTGTGGGGTGTTTTTGGTTGGCTGGGAGGGACGACGGTGCCTCAATTTCCGATCGGTCGGATCAGTCATCGGCATCTCCTTCAGGGAATTCCGTTCAGTCGACGAACATGGCATCCCAGAGCCTGGACGCGGGTGACGATTCCCGCGCGGCAGCCGATTCGAATGAGAGCATCGAAACGCTCATGGTGGAGATCGAACAGAATGCGGCTGGGGACGATACGGCCATGGAGGCTGAAGTGGCGGGCGAGAGCGAGAGCTTTACGGAAGGGGCCGTTGTGATGGAACAACTTGGCCAAAGCTATGATGAAACCGAATACTAATATATTCCTGCTCGCATGGTTGGCCCTGCTTCTGCCGGCGACTGTTTCGGCTGCGCCGCTTGAGCTTGTGACGAAGAATCTGGATCTCAAGGACACGCCGGTTGTGAAATTGTCATATCCGGTGAAGTTACCGAATACTGAGGCCTTTTGTGCTGCACTCGGCGAGACGAAGAACCAGCTGAGCGAAGGGGTAGCGGCCAAGGAAAAGCGCGTGTCCGAGTATGTCGACGGGCTCTCTCAGCAACTGGAAGACGAGCGGAATGGCCGGGATGCAAAACTTGAAGAAGCTCGCTCTGAGGCTGATCAGAAACGCAGCGAGTGGTATGCACGGCTCGAGGACCGGGCGAAGGGGGATGATGAGGAAGATGCGGTGGTGAGATATCAGAAACGAGTGGAAGAGGCGGTAGACGATCGTCGCGATGCACTCGATGCTGCGATCGCCGAATTTCGGAAGGGCGTGGATGAGCTCGCCGTGAAACGATCGACCAGTATGCAAACGGCGCGCGATACGTTCGGGGCCTCAGTCGAGGCAGCGGTGAAAAAGCTTGAAACAGATTGCGCCAATGGTGTGGCGACCGAGACGCTGGTCAAGGACTTCAAAGCGAGCCTCAAATCCGGACGGGAAAAGCTGGCGGCTGACAAGAAAGCCGTTGCGACTCTCGAGACTGAAGTAAAGACTTTGGCAGAGACTCGAAAGAAAAGTATCGCGGCTGCTGTTACGACATTTCGAGCTGAGCTTCAGGCAGCCAATGAAGACGTGCGTGCCTCCTTCACGAGTGGTGAATAGGTGACTCACAGTCGTGTCGTTTGCTCTTCTTATGTTTCTCTATGCACGCACCAACCGAAGTGAGTTATAAGAAAGCAGTGGCTCTCACTCCGTTCCGTCGAGCGGTCTTCCAGACGGTCGCACGGATCCCGAAGGGACAGGTACGGACCTATGGCGAAGTGGCTCGCCAGGTGGATGCTCCAGGTGCCGCGCGGGCGGTCGGGACAGCACTCAGTCAGAATTGCTACCAGGATGTGCCTTGTCATCGCGTGGTGCGTTCTGATGGGCGAGTGGGCGGCTACTCATTTGGTGGGTCGCATGCCAAGGCGCGACGCCTCCGACATGAAGGTGTCGAAATTATCCGCGGTCGGGTCGTCTTTCCTCATTAGGAAAATCCTGTTATACTTTTTCTCTTGTCTCTTGTTTGATTTTTGCTATGCACATCACTGAACGGGCCAAAGCGCGCCTCATCCTCTCTGCTGACGACTACGGTATCCGGGACACGGTGCGCCGGATTTTGCCGTTGGCTGCGGCGGGGAAATTGCATCGGGTGGCGGTCATGGCACGGTACTGTAGCAAAGAGGATGCCGCCCGACTCCTCGCGACGGGGGTGAAGATCGATCTCCATCTCGACCTCATCAGTCTCTTGGGTCGTGGGGCAGTACCGGGCCACGGGACCCTCCGTCGAGGGCTGCACTTTGTGGTTCGCCACTTTCTGGGCTATATCCCAGCGAGTACCGTTGAGACTGAATGGCGTGCTCAGATCAAACGCTTCCACGAGCTCTTTGGCCGCGCTCCGGACGGCTTGAATAGTCATGAACATGTCCATTTCTTTCCAAGCTTCTTCCGTTCCTTACTTGCGTTGGCACATGAATCTCGTATTCCGTATGTCCGTTTCGGCCAGCGGGGGATGCTCCTGTCGCTCCATCATGCAGCGATCGGCCATGTGCTGCACTCGCTCGCTCGGACCGATCATCGCCGTTTCACCGCGGCTGGACTCGCGACCTCGACCTATCTCGTTAGTCTCGACTGGGTCCACGGCAAGGAACGTTTCTTCCGGGCGCTCGAAGCCTTACCTGAGGGGGAGACGGTCGAACTCGTCATCCATCCAGAGCATGAACGCGAAGCGGCATTCGTTGACCATCATTTCTAGCCGCCCCTATGCCGAACAAGAAGACAATTGCGAAAGAACCGAAACACCGGAAATCGGCGGGTCCATCAGACTGGATCACGGTCCGGGGTGCCCGTACGCACAACCTGAAAAACATCACGGTCGCCATGCCGCGGAACACGATGATCGTGTTTACGGGCCTGTCTGGCTCCGGTAAGTCGTCGCTCGCCTTTGATACGATCTTTGCTGAGGGGCAGCGGCGCTATGTCGAATCGCTCTCGGCCTACGCCCGGCAATTCCTGAACACGATGCAGAAGCCAGACGTCGATGAAATCACCGGCCTCTCACCGGCCATCTCGATCGATCAGAAATCAGCCAGTCGCAATCCGCGTTCGACGGTCGCGACGGTGACCGAGATCTATGACTATCTCCGTGTCCTCTATGCCCGGCTTGGTCGACCGCATTGTCTTGAGTGCGGCCGCGAGATTTCTCGGCTCTCGACCGAGGAGATGCTCGACACCGTGAAGACCAAGGTCCATGCCGTCATGCGTGAGCCCGGTAAGACCGAGGCGCCGGTTATCGTCCTTGCGCCAGTCGTCCGTGGTCGGAAAGGCGAGTACTATCAGATGCTCTACAATGCACTCGGCCGTGGTTTCACTTCCATCTACCTCGACGGTGTGAGGAAGAGCCTCCGTGAGCAGGTAATCCTGAAGAAAAATCACAAACACGATATTGATTTCATCGTCGATGAATTTCTCGCGCGCGATTTTCGTGATTATCAGGACGACACTGAAGTCCGGCTCTCGGAAGCAGTCCAGAAAGCACTTGAGGAAGCCGAGGGCATCGTGAAGATACAAATCGGTGACGAGGAGTTCTTGCTTTCAGCTAAGTTCACGTGCCCCTATGATGGCTTTTCGTACCCGGAAGTCGAGCCGCGCCTCTTCTCCTTCAATTCGCCGTATGGTGCCTGTCAGGCCTGCAACGGTCTCGGGACCAAACATTTCTTCGGGTCAGATCCGTGTGATACCTGCAATGGTACGCGGCTCCGCGAGGAAGCGCTGCATATCAAGATCGGCGGACAAAATATCGTCGACCTCACCCGTCTCACGACTGCGCTTGCCTTTGATTTTTTCGCTGGCCTCGACTTGACCAAACGCGAAGAGCAGATCGCCTCTGTTGTCCTCCGGGAAATCGGGAGCCGACTCCAATTCCTCCTCAATGTCGGACTGAATTATCTGACACTCGATCGCCGGGCGAATACACTCTCGGGTGGAGAGGCACAGCGTATCCGACTGGCCAGCCAACTCGGCAGCCAACTCGTCGGCGCCCTCTATGTCCTCGATGAGCCGACCATCGGTCTCCATCAGCGTGACAATGATCGACTGATCGAAACTCTCAAGTCCTTGCGTGCGCTCGGCAATACTATCATCATCGTTGAACATGACGAGGATACCATTTATGCTTCGGACTACATTGTCGATATCGGTCCGGGCGCAGGCGTACATGGCGGTGCGGTCGTAGTAACTGGCTTTCTCGAAGACCTCCTCACGGCCAAGACCAATCAGTCTGGTTCGCTCACCTTGGCCTACCTGCGTGGCGAGGAGCGCATCCCAGTGCCAGAGCGGCGTGGCAAGGAAAAGGGGAGTCTGAAGATTCGCGGCGGCCGCATCTACAATATCCAGAACATGAATGTCGATATCCCACTCGGCCGCTTCATCACGGTGACGGGTGTGTCCGGCTCGGGCAAGTCATCTTTCTTGTATGAGATCGTCCACAAGAATCTCCAGGGCCGGCTCGACCGTCGCTATAAGACCAATCAGGTTGAACACTGTGATACGTTCACGGGGACCGAGTATGTCTCGCGCGTTGTGATGATCGACCAAAGCCCGATCGGTCGTACGCCGCGTTCGAACCCAGCGACGTACACCGGTGCCTTCAATCATATCCGTGAACTCTTTGCTTCGACGGAAGAGGCGCGGGTGCGCGGCTGGAAGCTCGGGCGCTTTTCATTCAATCGTCCCGGCGGCCGTTGCGAGACCTGTGAAGGCAACGGTTTCATCGCGGTCGAGATGCACTTCCTCCCGACGGTCTATGTGCCGTGCGATGTCTGTGACGGCCGACGCTTCACCAAAGAGACCCTCGAAGTCACCTACAAGCACAAAAACATCCATCAGGTACTCACCATGACGATCGAAGAGGCGTATGCGTTCTTCCACGAGATTCCGGCCATCGCTGATCGGCTGAAGACCCTAAATGAAGTTGGCCTCGGCTATCTCGAGCTCGGTCAATCCGCCACGACCCTCTCGGGTGGTGAGGCCCAGCGGGTGAAGATCGCCAGTGAGCTGTATCGGCAGGCAGTGGAGCGGACCATCTATCTCCTGGATGAGCCGACGATCGGGCTCCACTATGCCGACGTGAAGAAACTCATCGAAATCCTCGACCGGCTCGTGTCGAAAGGCAACACGGTCATGGTCATCGAACACAATATGGACCTCATCAAGAGTGCAGACTATGTCATCGACATCGGTCCCGAGGGTGGATCAGGCGGCGGGAAAATCGTCGCGACTGGCACGCCGGAGGAAGTCGCCAAGACGGCCGGTTCACATACGGGCCACTACCTGAAGAAGGCACTGAAAAATAAATAGGGTGTGGTAGGATGGGGATGAAAACAGATCGTTTATGGAGCGTATCGCTGAAAAACCGCCGTTCCGACTCCACAGCCCAGCCTTCGCGTATGGGGAGCAGATTCCGCGTGAGTATACCTGTGATGGTCGGAATGTGAACCCGCCGCTCTCGATCGAGCAGGTACCCGAAGACGCCGAAGCGCTCGCCCTCATCGTGGAGGACCCGGATGCGCCGGGTGGCACATGGATTCATTGGCGCGTTTGGAATATCGCTCCGACGACTACACTGATCAAAGAAGACTCGGTCCCCATCAATGCCGTCGTGGGGAAAAATAGTTTCGGTGAGGCGGCTTATGGCGGCCCGTGTCCGCCGCGGGGCGAGCACAGCTATATCTTCCGCATCTATGCACTGCGTACCCCGTTGCATCTCCCGGCCGAAGCGACTGAACTCATGCTCCGAAACGCACTCCTCGGTAATGTCGTCGCGGAAGCCGATCTCATCGGCTACTATCGCCGTACTTTGATGGCCTAGTGAGAGCATCGTCAACGAACTCTCGCATGCTAGAATGAGGAATAAAAGCGCTGTCTTTTTTGTATGGCATCCACGGTCTGGCGTCTCCACATCCCGGACGGTACACTCGAGGGTCTGAAGTGGCTCGCGCTCGTTTCGATGATCTATGACCACGTCGTGAGGCTGCTCTTCATGGGGCCGGTCCTCGGTAGTGCGACCGCGTTTGGCCGGCTGGCGTTCCCGCTATTCGCTTTCATCCTCGCCTACAATCTCGCCCGACCGGGTGTCGACGCTCGTGTCTACCGGCGGCTCATCCTGCGTCTCGTCGGCTTCGGCTTTCTCGCGCTCCCGGCCTCGCTCTATCTCGTCGGAGTGCAGCAATTCAACATCCTTTTTACCTTTGCCGTGTTCGTCGCGTTGCTCTGGATTTTCCGCTTGCGGCCGCTGTGGTTTGCGTTGCCGGTTGCGCTCATCGTGTTCGTATCGGCTGGGTCACAAGTGGAGTATGGCTGGTATGGCCTCACGCTCGCGCTCAGTCTCGCCTACTTCGTCCAACGGGGGGTGACCCTCGATGCGGTCACGGTGCTGACGATTGGTTTCATGGCGCTCGCCGCGAGCAATGGTAGTCACTGGGGGACGCTCAGTCTGCCGATCATCCTCATCGCCTCGCAAGTGTCGCTGCCGTTTCCTCGCAATAAATGGTTCTTCTACATCTTCTACCCAGCGCATCTCACCGTGATCGCGATTTTGGCTTGGCAATTTGTCCGTTAGTGATTCTTCTCGGTTTCGGTGCTCTCGCACGAGAGATTCTTTGCCTGGCGCCAGACACACGCTTGTTCCAGGTAGCGGTCACGACCGGAACCGTTGCGGTAGTACCGATAGCGGACGGGATTTTTCTTCCAGTAATCCTGATGGTATTCTTCGGCCGGATAAAAATGTTCAAAGGGGCGTACGACGGTCACGATCGGTTTCGGATAGACTTGGACGTCTGTGAGTCGTTTGATTTCTGCAACTACGGTCTGCCGTTCGGTCTCGGACTGATAGAAGACCGCTGACTGGTAGCTGTCACCCTGATCTGCAAACTGCCCATTGGGGTCGGTCGGATCGATATGCGCAAAGAAAAAGCGGACGAGTGTCTCGTAGCTGATGGCCTTTGGATCATAGCGTACCTCGACGGATTCCAGATGTCCGGTCGTATGTGCTGAGACACTGACATAGTCCGGGTCCGTCGTCGTCCCGCCCGAGTAACCCGAGATCACCTCGCCGACGCCGGGGAGCTTTTCGAAGTCGGCCTCGGTGCACCAGAAACAGCCGCCCGCGAAGTACGCCGTCGCTGTCCCACTTGTTGCGGGGGTGATGGTCGCCGGCTCAGCATAGCGATGGTCGCGCCAGTACAGGCCGTATGCGGCAGCGCTGACGAGGATGAGTCCGATGAGGATGAGGAAGGAGTGCTTCATGGCATCAGTATAGCGCACCTATTTCTCGATTTTTCGGAAGTGCTACTATAGGGGTGTAGTCTACCCTCAATGGTCGCTTTGCTTCCTGCCCGCCTCGCTTCTTCATTTATTCCCTAATACCTAATCACTAACTACTCGCTATATGGCCAGCACCAAGAAACCCAGTCCCGCTCCCAAGGCGCCCTTCAAGCCCGCGATGCCGCCCTTGTGGCAGGCCGCTCGCCTCGAAGGCAAAGTACGGAATATGGGCATCAAGAATCTCGGCAAGCAACGCAAAGGCAAGCGCGGCGATCGATAGAGCGGGCTATAGCTGAGTCGTTGCCTGGTCGGATGAGAGTTCGTCGGAGCGTTGCTATGGGTTACCGAGGAAATTACTCTTATGAACTCCAAACGTTACGATATCGTCATCATCCCGCCACCCGAGATCGCGGCGCAGGCGATCGCACTCAGTCAAGCCCTCGCGTCACAGGGATCGCATTTCACTCTGGATGGGGTGACGCTATATCCGCATATTTCGCTGTACCATGTGCCCTTCACTGAGTCAGCTTTGACCACGGTGTTCGGAGCGCTCCGGGATATCGCCGCTCTCACCGTGCCGTTCGTCCTCCGACAAGAGACTTACTATCCTGACCAAGGTGTCTGGGTGGGGGTGCGCTATGTGGCTGACAAGGCCATCCTCGATCTCCACACATCGATCATCGCGGCGACGCGGGCGTATCGTGAGTCCGAGGAAGGTGTCCGATACAAGGAGCACTGGGTCGAGATACCGGACCAAGAGCTGAGGAACATTGAGTACTGCGGTTGGGCGCATTCCTTCACGCTCTATTCGCCGCATCTGACATTCACGCGGTTGGTACGACCCTCTGCCGATGTGCTCGCCCATCTCTCACAGCCGGAGTTCTCGTTCCGCGCTGACCATATCGGCGTGTATGAAGTCGGCGACCATGGGACCTGCACTCGTTGCGTCGCGGATTTCCATCTCACAGGGTAGTGGGCCAACTGAGAGTTTATGACTTGAAAATGGGGAAGAGTTTACCTTGTTTGATTGCATTAACTCATAGGGGGGAGTAGCCTAGGGGAACTATGGACATCCTCTCGCATGGGCTTTATGGTGGGGTCGCCTTCGGCCGGCGGAGTCGGATCAGTTACTGGCTCGCGTTCTTCTTTGGGATTGCACCGGACCTCTTTTCGTTCGGGCTTTTCTTTGCCCTGACCATCCTCGGTCTGGCTGAGCATCCGGACTGGCGGTCGGGCCAGCACCCTGATCCTGCTGGTATCCCGGGCTATGTCCACGCGCTCTACAACGGCACGCACAGCCTCGTCATCTTCGTGG
This is a stretch of genomic DNA from Candidatus Moraniibacteriota bacterium. It encodes these proteins:
- a CDS encoding YbhB/YbcL family Raf kinase inhibitor-like protein codes for the protein MERIAEKPPFRLHSPAFAYGEQIPREYTCDGRNVNPPLSIEQVPEDAEALALIVEDPDAPGGTWIHWRVWNIAPTTTLIKEDSVPINAVVGKNSFGEAAYGGPCPPRGEHSYIFRIYALRTPLHLPAEATELMLRNALLGNVVAEADLIGYYRRTLMA
- a CDS encoding MGMT family protein, whose translation is MHAPTEVSYKKAVALTPFRRAVFQTVARIPKGQVRTYGEVARQVDAPGAARAVGTALSQNCYQDVPCHRVVRSDGRVGGYSFGGSHAKARRLRHEGVEIIRGRVVFPH
- a CDS encoding ChbG/HpnK family deacetylase, translated to MHITERAKARLILSADDYGIRDTVRRILPLAAAGKLHRVAVMARYCSKEDAARLLATGVKIDLHLDLISLLGRGAVPGHGTLRRGLHFVVRHFLGYIPASTVETEWRAQIKRFHELFGRAPDGLNSHEHVHFFPSFFRSLLALAHESRIPYVRFGQRGMLLSLHHAAIGHVLHSLARTDHRRFTAAGLATSTYLVSLDWVHGKERFFRALEALPEGETVELVIHPEHEREAAFVDHHF
- the msrA gene encoding peptide-methionine (S)-S-oxide reductase MsrA; this encodes MKHSFLILIGLILVSAAAYGLYWRDHRYAEPATITPATSGTATAYFAGGCFWCTEADFEKLPGVGEVISGYSGGTTTDPDYVSVSAHTTGHLESVEVRYDPKAISYETLVRFFFAHIDPTDPNGQFADQGDSYQSAVFYQSETERQTVVAEIKRLTDVQVYPKPIVTVVRPFEHFYPAEEYHQDYWKKNPVRYRYYRNGSGRDRYLEQACVWRQAKNLSCESTETEKNH
- the uvrA gene encoding excinuclease ABC subunit UvrA, translated to MPNKKTIAKEPKHRKSAGPSDWITVRGARTHNLKNITVAMPRNTMIVFTGLSGSGKSSLAFDTIFAEGQRRYVESLSAYARQFLNTMQKPDVDEITGLSPAISIDQKSASRNPRSTVATVTEIYDYLRVLYARLGRPHCLECGREISRLSTEEMLDTVKTKVHAVMREPGKTEAPVIVLAPVVRGRKGEYYQMLYNALGRGFTSIYLDGVRKSLREQVILKKNHKHDIDFIVDEFLARDFRDYQDDTEVRLSEAVQKALEEAEGIVKIQIGDEEFLLSAKFTCPYDGFSYPEVEPRLFSFNSPYGACQACNGLGTKHFFGSDPCDTCNGTRLREEALHIKIGGQNIVDLTRLTTALAFDFFAGLDLTKREEQIASVVLREIGSRLQFLLNVGLNYLTLDRRANTLSGGEAQRIRLASQLGSQLVGALYVLDEPTIGLHQRDNDRLIETLKSLRALGNTIIIVEHDEDTIYASDYIVDIGPGAGVHGGAVVVTGFLEDLLTAKTNQSGSLTLAYLRGEERIPVPERRGKEKGSLKIRGGRIYNIQNMNVDIPLGRFITVTGVSGSGKSSFLYEIVHKNLQGRLDRRYKTNQVEHCDTFTGTEYVSRVVMIDQSPIGRTPRSNPATYTGAFNHIRELFASTEEARVRGWKLGRFSFNRPGGRCETCEGNGFIAVEMHFLPTVYVPCDVCDGRRFTKETLEVTYKHKNIHQVLTMTIEEAYAFFHEIPAIADRLKTLNEVGLGYLELGQSATTLSGGEAQRVKIASELYRQAVERTIYLLDEPTIGLHYADVKKLIEILDRLVSKGNTVMVIEHNMDLIKSADYVIDIGPEGGSGGGKIVATGTPEEVAKTAGSHTGHYLKKALKNK
- a CDS encoding conjugal transfer protein TraX; translation: MASTVWRLHIPDGTLEGLKWLALVSMIYDHVVRLLFMGPVLGSATAFGRLAFPLFAFILAYNLARPGVDARVYRRLILRLVGFGFLALPASLYLVGVQQFNILFTFAVFVALLWIFRLRPLWFALPVALIVFVSAGSQVEYGWYGLTLALSLAYFVQRGVTLDAVTVLTIGFMALAASNGSHWGTLSLPIILIASQVSLPFPRNKWFFYIFYPAHLTVIAILAWQFVR